From Chloroflexota bacterium, one genomic window encodes:
- a CDS encoding sugar isomerase domain-containing protein has product MLIERYFEAMQAKLSEIASDLEPIRQAARLCADALAQGGAIHIYDSGHLVSHELVRRAGGLVALSRLSFSLNVDNEVRTRPAPPDPDVRQRIGYIEHIFDGGQLRSGDVLIVGSVSGKSATIVELALQARAHGLTVIALTAVAYSSRLTSEHPSGRRLFEAADLVLDNHAPYGDAMLTVEGLDTPICPASGIGAAYVLWGVTAGIIEELLSRGLTPTVYPSVNLPDGPERVREAEERALEKGC; this is encoded by the coding sequence GTGCTGATCGAACGCTACTTTGAGGCCATGCAAGCCAAGCTTTCCGAGATCGCCTCGGATCTGGAGCCGATCCGACAGGCCGCCCGGCTGTGCGCGGACGCGCTGGCCCAGGGCGGCGCCATCCACATCTACGATAGCGGACACCTGGTGTCCCACGAGCTGGTTCGCCGGGCCGGGGGGCTGGTCGCCCTCAGCCGTCTCTCCTTCTCGCTGAATGTGGACAATGAGGTCCGCACCCGGCCCGCCCCACCCGATCCGGACGTGCGCCAGCGTATCGGCTACATCGAGCATATCTTCGACGGAGGCCAGTTGCGCAGTGGCGACGTGTTGATCGTCGGCAGCGTGTCGGGGAAATCGGCCACCATCGTGGAGCTGGCCCTACAGGCCCGGGCCCACGGGCTGACCGTGATCGCCCTGACGGCGGTGGCCTACAGCTCCCGGCTCACGTCGGAGCACCCCAGCGGCCGGCGGCTGTTCGAGGCGGCCGATCTGGTCCTGGACAACCATGCGCCCTATGGCGACGCGATGCTCACGGTGGAGGGGCTGGATACCCCCATCTGCCCCGCCTCCGGGATCGGCGCGGCGTACGTGCTCTGGGGGGTGACGGCGGGCATCATCGAGGAGCTCCTCTCCCGGGGGTTGACGCCCACCGTCTACCCCAGCGTCAACCTGCCGGATGGCCCCGAACGGGTACGGGAAGCGGAAGAAAGAGCCCTGGAGAAGGGATGCTGA
- a CDS encoding SIS domain-containing protein translates to MRYLDQIIDLLQEVRETQVEAMERAAEMMADAIMNDHMIFVFGPSHAGILAQELFYRAGGLVPINPILPPGLTTDVRPVTLTTRLERLPGFGTQIIEETPIGPGDVLISVSVSGRNVTVVEATQAAKARGARIIALTSLQYSRSVAPRRPGMPRLFEIADLVLDNRAPIGDALVEIDGLPQRVGPSSTVTGAAILNAVVVRTAEILSERGEEVPIFVSANVEGGDESNRQWLERYRGRLTYL, encoded by the coding sequence ATGAGATACCTAGATCAGATCATCGATCTACTACAGGAAGTCCGTGAGACGCAGGTGGAGGCGATGGAGCGAGCGGCCGAGATGATGGCCGACGCGATCATGAACGATCACATGATTTTCGTGTTCGGCCCCTCCCACGCGGGCATCCTGGCCCAGGAGCTTTTCTATCGGGCGGGCGGGTTGGTGCCCATCAACCCGATCCTCCCCCCCGGCCTGACGACGGACGTGCGCCCGGTCACGCTCACCACCCGGCTGGAGCGGCTGCCCGGCTTCGGCACTCAGATCATCGAGGAGACGCCCATCGGCCCGGGGGATGTGCTGATCTCGGTCTCCGTATCGGGGCGAAACGTGACGGTGGTGGAGGCCACCCAGGCGGCCAAGGCCCGTGGGGCGAGGATCATCGCCCTGACGTCGCTCCAGTACTCCCGCTCCGTCGCCCCCCGCAGGCCCGGCATGCCCCGCCTCTTCGAGATCGCCGATCTGGTGCTGGACAATCGGGCGCCCATCGGGGATGCCCTGGTGGAGATCGACGGCCTGCCCCAACGGGTCGGGCCGTCATCCACGGTGACGGGGGCGGCGATCCTGAACGCGGTGGTCGTGCGGACGGCGGAGATCCTATCCGAGCGGGGGGAGGAGGTGCCGATCTTCGTCAGCGCCAACGTGGAAGGCGGGGACGAGAGCAATCGGCAGTGGCTCGAACGCTACCGAGGACGGCTCACGTACCTATGA